From a region of the Helianthus annuus cultivar XRQ/B chromosome 5, HanXRQr2.0-SUNRISE, whole genome shotgun sequence genome:
- the LOC110940386 gene encoding flavonoid 3'-monooxygenase, protein MTKLNGQRLWWWEVIMNNKDEFSLEILVTIAVVLLAVLWYKFTHSITSPSLPPGPRSLPILGYLPFLGPELHKQFTNMANTYGPIFKFHLGSKLHVVINSLELAKEVVRDHDEIFANRNLTVAASVITYGGQDLVWSMNNSNWRKLRKIFVHEALSSKNLEACGSFRMDEVRKTIRNVFSKIGTPIDISEITFMTQTNVLTSLICGNTSDREKNNNHLASELQTVSANIVEIFGRPNLSDFFPILAWFDLQRIERNMKKQLHKMDQITESMIQDGIKSNSKKALDGVGDREKKKDFLQILLDLRSQEDGTSLSITQIKALLLDIMVAGTETTSTLIEWVMAEIMMNHQVMNAIQEELAKVVGLNNIVEETHLSQLKYLDAVVKETLRLHPVVPFVLPRSPSQDCVVGGYTIPKGCTVFLNVWSIQRDPRYWDKPLEFYPKRFLSYESSKKCDYKGNNLKFFPFGSGRRLCAGLPLAEKMTLFILASLLHSFNWSLPKGEEHDLSEKVGITLKKVKPLTLIPSQRLPNASLYN, encoded by the exons ATGACAAAACTAAATGGTCAAAGATTATGGTGGTGGGAAGTGATCATGAACAACAAAGACGAGTTTTCTCTAGAAATACTTGTTACCATTGCAGTAGTCTTGTTGGCTGTTTTATGGTACAAGTTTACACATTCCATCACCTCACCATCATTGCCACCAGGTCCCCGATCCTTGCCAATTCTTGGGTACCTCCCATTTCTTGGTCCTGAATTGCACAAACAGTTCACCAACATGGCTAACACCTACGGTCCCATCTTCAAGTTCCATCTGGGAAGCAAATTACATGTCGTCATAAACTCCTTAGAGTTAGCGAAAGAAGTGGTTCGTGACCATGATGAGATATTTGCTAACCGCAACCTAACAGTGGCTGCATCGGTAATAACTTACGGAGGCCAAGATTTAGTATGGTCCATGAACAACTCAAACTGGCGTAAGCTTCGCAAGATATTTGTCCACGAGGctctaagcagcaagaatcttgaAGCATGTGGGTCTTTCAGAATGGATGAGGTTAGAAAAACcataaggaatgtgtttagtaaaatCGGTACACCAATAGACATAAGCGAGATTACTTTCATGACACAGACGAATGTCCTAACTAGTTTGATTTGTGGTAACACATCAGATAGAGAGAAAAATAATAACCATCTTGCATCAGAGTTACAGACAGTGTCTGCGAACATTGTTGAGATTTTCGGACGGCCGAATTTGTCTGATTTCTTCCCTATTCTTGCGTGGTTTGATCTACAACGTATTGAGAGGAACATGAAGAAACAACTTCATAAAATGGATCAAATTACTGAAAGCATGATCCAAGATGGAATAAAATCGAACTCCAAAAAGGCGCTTGATGGTGTTGGTGATCGTGAAAAAAAGAAAGATTTTCTGCAGATCTTATTAGATCTCAGAAGCCAAGAAGATGGAACTTCGCTTAGCATAACCCAAATAAAGGCACTTCTCCTG GACATTATGGTTGCAGGAACAGAAACAACTTCAACACTAATAGAATGGGTGATGGCGGAAATTATGATGAACCATCAAGTGATGAATGCAATTCAAGAAGAACTAGCAAAAGTTGTAGGTCTAAacaacattgtggaagaaactcaTCTCTCACAACTAAAATATCTAGATGCGGTAGTTAAGGAGACACTACGGTTGCATCCTGTAGTCCCTTTCGTACTCCCACGGTCGCCAAGCCAGGACTGTGTAGTAGGTGGATATACAATTCCAAAGGGTTGTACTGTATTCCTGAATGTATGGTCAATCCAACGAGATCCTCGATATTGGGACAAGCCTTTGGAGTTCTATCCTAAGAGGTTCTTGAGTTACGAGAGTTCAAAAAAATGTGATTACAAAGGAAACAATTTGAAGTTCTTCCCATTTGGTTCGGGGAGAAGATTGTGTGCAGGTTTACCCTTGGCTGAGAAAATGACGCTGTTTATCTTGGCTTCACTCCTTCACTCCTTTAACTGGAGCTTACCGAAGGGTGAAGAGCATGATCTCTCTGAAAAGGTTGGCATAACACTAAAGAAGGTAAAACCACTCACCCTCATACCATCTCAAAGATTGCCCAATGCTAGCCTCTACAATTAA